One Halodesulfovibrio sp. DNA window includes the following coding sequences:
- a CDS encoding ABC transporter ATP-binding protein gives MNQPVIAISGLTYAYPEASRFTVLDNLNFTVKQGAYIAILGPNGGGKTTLLKCILGLLTPQSGEIKVFGRKPADSVRYIGYVPQYATTKDLFPANLLDVVMMGAITSPLLFPFSKKQRQKNEEKAVNALAKVGLAGKERLRLCNLSGGQRQRVIVARALMSDPKLLLLDEPTANFDPSGKFCFYEFLAELPDDITTIVVSHDISIAASPFTGIAVVNRNLSYHEGNSNITPEFLAHLYGTHESSCPLGAFMDNVPQLLSFKPFSTSVTPQDTEE, from the coding sequence ATGAATCAACCAGTTATTGCTATCTCCGGGCTTACATACGCCTATCCAGAAGCCTCTCGATTTACCGTATTGGACAACCTGAACTTTACGGTAAAACAGGGGGCATATATTGCTATTCTTGGTCCCAATGGCGGAGGAAAGACAACACTCCTGAAATGCATCTTGGGTCTGCTGACGCCACAATCAGGAGAAATCAAAGTATTCGGCAGAAAACCAGCCGATAGCGTTCGCTATATTGGGTATGTTCCACAATATGCGACAACCAAAGATTTGTTTCCTGCAAACCTTTTGGATGTTGTCATGATGGGAGCCATAACCAGTCCGCTTCTATTTCCATTCTCAAAAAAACAGCGGCAAAAAAATGAAGAAAAGGCAGTTAATGCATTAGCCAAGGTTGGGTTGGCTGGAAAAGAAAGACTTCGGCTCTGCAATCTTTCTGGTGGGCAGCGTCAGCGAGTCATTGTTGCCCGTGCTCTTATGTCTGACCCTAAACTATTGCTGCTTGACGAACCGACTGCGAACTTTGATCCAAGCGGAAAGTTTTGTTTTTACGAGTTCCTTGCCGAGTTGCCGGATGATATTACAACCATAGTTGTAAGCCATGACATTTCGATTGCAGCATCCCCTTTCACAGGTATTGCCGTAGTCAACCGCAATCTCTCGTATCATGAAGGAAACAGCAACATTACGCCGGAATTCCTCGCGCACTTATATGGCACTCACGAAAGCAGCTGCCCTCTGGGTGCATTTATGGACAACGTGCCCCAACTGCTCTCATTCAAACCATTTTCAACAAGTGTTACTCCACAGGACACAGAGGAGTAA